AGGGACACATGGAGGCCCAAGAGTCAGTGTGTTGCACACCAGACACCTCAGTAGTCGAGGTAAACAATTATTCTGTCTTCGCTACAATTTTTCTTTGGACTGAAAAATCTCAGCTTCATAAATGTGTCATTGAAACTCAAGGTGTGATCCAAACAgctgtaaaataaacacatttttctcttaTACCTCAGGAAATTCCCGGGTTGGACTTTGAGCGTTACCTTCTGCCGTCACAGAGATGCAGCCTGTCACCAAGGGAGACCGTTGCCAGAGAGACATTGTCACCCATGGCGGTGGATATTGAGATGGAGAGTCCCAGAGGTCAATCTGAGGATCTGCTCACTCAACAAGAACCAGGTATGATTCTGCCCATAGTTACATTGCATGCAAACACTCTGGGTTTATTACCTTTTTACACTTGTGtacattaaagctgcagtagACATttactgaagtgtgtgtgtgtgtgtgtgtgtgtgtgtgtgtgtgtgtgtgtgtgtgtgtgtgtgtgtgtgtgtgtgtgtgtgtgtgtgtgtgtgtgtgtgtgtgtgtgtgtgtgtgtgtgtgtgtgtgtgtgtgtgtgtgtgtgtgtgtgtgtgtgtgtgtgtgtgtgtgtgtgtgtagtagttttaaagagaaataaaaagcttttaaagAAAAGTCTTAATCCATTCACTTCATATATTAGAACTCAAATCTGcaactttaaatgaaaatgctgtGACTCTTCTGGTGCAGGTTGATGTTTACTATCATTTCTCACCGTTTCCCTCACTTTCTCACTGTTACCACAGCACTGCCAGCGGTGCCTTCACTGTTAACTCTTCAGTCACCACAGGTTAaagttttttctatttttaattccCACACCACCAAATATTGACTTTGAATGGTTTACAATACTTTGATTTGTTCATTGCTGCCTTATCAGTGCAAAATATTATTTCTGAACCTTCTTTGTGTATTCTTTAGGTCCAGAGTCCGGCAGCTGAGTCTGGCCTGCTTCTTTTCACCCCAGACCTGAAGGACCGGATACGCCAGTCTGTTTGTCCAAGTGACCTCATGGTCTTCACCCCTCCCTCTAATATGTAGCAAAGAGTCTttcttctatatatttttgacttttacaAGTATCGATTAGTTTTGTTACTCCCGTTTGAGGGGAAAAGAGTATctgattttgacatttattttttagattaatGCAAAACAGTTTTGTCTTATAAGATGGTTTAAttaaagtttgatttaaaacaaaacaatgacctCCTGTACTCTTCATTTGCATCCAAGCACAAATCAGCAATacaatttttacttttattaatatatttgaaGAATGTAGGAATTTTGTTTGGTTTCGGCCTGCATTCATTAGTCTCGTCTGCTGCTACATCTTTGTCTTTTAACGTCATTGCATTGTTTAGCCTTTTAATGCTCCTTCTGCTTATAACACAACCCAGTCCAATATTTTACAATTCATGTGTTTATGGAACAAAAGTGTACTAACGTGAGGAAGGAGCAGTGGGATGATTTGGGACTTGGTTGGAGATGGTCCACATCCAAGAAGCAGATAATAGTGGAATTAAAGGCAAAAGGTGCCATCTGGTGGCAGTATTTATGttgctttgtttattttacTATAATATATagttaaattgaattgaatcatcACAGACTTAATTGATGCTAGTTGTTTTGAAATCAGAAAAATTATAATGCATTAAGTAAAGAGATTTCACTTTTTCCCACTTGTGGCCCCTGGAGCCCAAGGGCCTGGAGCTTAAAGTTGGTCCATGAAGATCTTTTTCTTATATGTTAACAAAACCACTGTTGCACCTGATTAAATCTCATGATTTATTAtgtataaaacaaatacatttaccCATTAATTGACTTCATAGTGTCAACTGacccaacaaaaacaaatgtatgcaGACAACCTGGCTCCTTGTTGGGCCTCAGTTAGAGGGATGCTTATCCTCAGTCGTGTTTTCAGTCACTAACTGGTGATGCTCAAACGCAGGGAAGAAAAAGTGGTTGAAGAACTGATGAATTGTCTCCTGTTTGGCCTCAATTCCCCTGGTTTCCCCTGGATATATATTAAAAACCACATTTACTGGTATGTTATGAGACAAACCATAGATTTGAATATCATGATTTTCATGTTGGGAGCATTCCCAACATGAAATCCAAACAAACCTGCAGATTGATGACGCTCATTGACTTCAGTCTTGAACTCTTGTTGACTCTCCAAGATGTCCTGAGCCGGGGATAACTCTGCTGTGTCACTGCATTCCGCCATCTGTGGTAAGATGGAAATACAAATCATCGTCAAAGATTTTGGCAAAATAATGTTGGCCAAATTTACTACATATATCATTGACATCAACAGCAGAGGTGTAACAATATTGATACTGTATCAAGACTGGATATTTGGATGTCTGTCTGATTTCACATAGGTGCAGCCCTATACTTTGGCTTAATGGGGTAAGCTGCCACCTGGACAGAAAAGTGTATGTCACACTCTTTGAATAGAGTGTGTCAGGGGTGCAGTCATGAGAGGCTTCTAAAAGAGTCTGACCGATTGGCCAAGGCTGCTTGCAGTCTGTAAGATTTTCTCGCTGTCCTCCGCCTCAGAAAGATCTCCGGCCTCGTCATCAGATCTGGACAGGGAGTGCGACTCCTCTGGGCTTTTGGAGACCTGCTGACACTTCACTTCAGCACAACAAAGAAGTACCTCAAAGAACTCCAGGAATGTAATCTGCAGCAGGGAAAGAGTGAGTAAAGTAGAGTCATACAGAGGGGTGGaaggaatacaaaaaaaaaaggatatgggGACAAATGGTAATCTTCCAGTGGGcatcagaaaatgacaaatcaacTGGTGTTAACACTACAGGGTTAGGTTCAAACCTCCAGGTTCAGGCAGGACAACAGGTTGTTGGGGTCACGGCTGTCTGCGGTGATGATCTTCAGTAACCTCACTGTGGTCAGCTTATTGTCCAACAGGCGGAGATCCTGGCAGGGTAGACAAGATTTCAATAatcaacaaaatgtcatggtGGAAATGACGCATTTCAAGTATGTGCCTGACATATTTGTTGTAGTTAATGGACTATGTTTATTGAATGGGATGTTTTGGTTCTGTTTTGCAACTGAAAAGTAGGTCACATCTGTAAGAAAACATCCAAGCAATAGTTTGATGGGTTTTCCTCAGCTTCtataatttgatttgaaatgattctAAATCAAAAAGATCTCTGGTGATTAAATCAGAGTAGAAACTGATTCCATTACTTTCAGAATGTTATGGGTAAAAATGATCAAGACTACAGTTAATATTCAGGGAAACGTTTAGTCTGTTGCACCTTGAACATCCACAGCAGGTGCCTGCAGGTCATGGTCTGGTCTTCACTGGGGGCCGCGTGGACCGCAGAGTAAGCCTGATACACTTCCCAGCACCTGCTTGTGTACTTCATAGCCACAACTGAAAGGTCTGGTTGTCCAAACAGGAAGCCTAGATTAGAAAACAGCTATAGTCAGTGAGCACAGTCATCACTGCACAACATAAAGCTAAGAAACGGTGTTGAATGCTGCACCGCTGGTTTCTGTAGGTGTGTCGTCTCAGACAAAGCATGCATTAACAAGCACCAGACAAGTGAGAAACCTGCAAACTGCTAAATGCCCAATGGACTGAAACATTTGCAGTGCTAATAGTTGCCACCTTTTACATTCTTGGCATTGGGAAGGACGTCGTCTGTCATCAGTTTGGATAAGCACGCAGCCAGAAGGTACTTATTTGACCTGTGAAAAGAGAAGTGACGTTTCTCATTCAAAACCACTTAAAGAGGATTAAATAGACGTATATTATAATCCAGTCCTTCTGTTATTCCTTTGTGGGGTAGTTATTCTGTCCCCataatgctttttttcagtgaaaCCCTTGCAACTCTAACATCACTGGGGCTCATTTTAGctttaaatcatttcaaattaagTTTGGAATTCACAGCCATAAAGCTGgtgtctccgtgtgtctgtACTTTGGCAACACTGGGCATTGGACTACATGCTAACATGCAGATTTTCTGTAGGTGTAATGTTACGCATGCTAAAGTAAATGTGAGTCAGGTGGCAATGCCATTAGTTTTAAGAAATAGCAAGTTCAAAATTTTGGGTCGATTAAGATTTTTGACCTGTTGAGACCTCGATGGAAAATCTGAATCAACAGCGTTATTACAAATAACCCTGCAGGGAATAATGGTCATAAATGTCTGTCCAACTTCATGTCAGGCCATCCAGTAGTGGttgaaaaatactgaaaacCACAAATAAACCTCTTGGTGGTGACAGAGTAAACATTAAGAGGATCATCCAGTCGgcaggattcatcctctggagaccatgCATGTCCTGTATTAAATTTCATGGCAGTCCATGCAGTGGTTGCTGAGTGGTGCACAGACCGACGGACAATTAAGAAGGGCATCCCTGGAACAATGCTGCCAGCATAGTTTTTTTACAAACTTAAAGTTCATTATTAAACGATACAAGCTTTTAAATCTACTGGTGATGATGCTGCTTGAACAAGTTTTATTCCTTACGCCATGTCTCTATTGTAGATGTGGTAGGCCACGATCACTAGACATCTGAGGAGCCCTCCAAGTGGCATGGGGGTAAAAGGAGAGTGGATCTGTGTGGTGGAATTCTCTGAGACACACAAAGGGTGACGACATTGAGCACAGTGTCCAAGCATCCAGAAATACTGTGATTATGTAGAACTGTAGGAAGTATTGCGAACGGCAGTTGCTCTCTACCTTTGATTAAACGGGCTATCTGGGTCAGGGTGATGTCATGATGGTGGATGTTACAGTCTTTGAGCAGGCGCCAGAGCAGCAGGTGGGAGAGCAGGTAGGTGTTGTCTGGGGAGTGGTCATAACCGAGTCTGCTGTAGAAACTGTAGATTGACCGCAGCTCTGTGTCTTTCCTCATGACCACAAACTCCACCTGTTACTCAGTATTACAGTATCGGGGAAGGAAACAGGGGTGAATATGAGGATGTAGGGTTAAGATCATACTGCATGTTGACAACTTTACATTGAAGCAGAACCAAACCTGTTTGCGCTCAGTGTTACGCTTTCTCTGGGGGAATTTATCCAGAAGACATTCAATATTCAGGGGCATGTCTGAATCACTGCCTGCaacacctgcacctgcaacaAAATACTAAATATAAGCCATCTGATGATTTGAATATCTCCTGATAATTTTGAAAAGAGCTAATGGGCTGCAGATGCTCACCACACAGAGGAGTGGGCGCTATGTTTCCATTCAAGCTGGGTGTCTTCATCTGATCGTCCACAAACTCTCCTTCAAAAACATGCCCATCCTTAAAAGTGAACTTTCCCTATGAACCACAGTCACATTAAGAACGACTTACAAGTACGTGTGTTTTAATTAACATCAACCTCACCATACATATTTTACTGAATATGGGCAAATCAGAGTCAGAGTGTTTTGTTGAATTTGGAAACATGCATATTGACAGTGAGTGGCAATGCTGTAGCTTTGGTCAACCTCTCCATGCTTTTTATTGTTCTTCCATTCCCCTTCATAGGTTGCACCACCGGCGTAGAAAAACGTCCCCTGTCCGTGCCGCTGACCCTGAACAAAATCCCCTGTGTACCGATTACTCTGGGAATACTGGGACCCATCGACCCGCCTCAGGATCCAGACATGTGTTCCTCGCCCGTGCTGCCAGAGAAGTGAGCTCATGTGATTcccaacaaaaacatttgccGAGGTTAACATGACGAAAGCTATTTTTCTTGAATAACTATAATGTATTTGAGAGAGTAAAAACACTGCCGGATATGTTGATGTCAATAGGTGTGCTGTCATACCTGGATCCCCTCCTGCCACATCCCAACATACTCCTCTCCCAGCTTCAGCCACCTCATGGTGCCCTCTCCATGCCTCAGGCTGTTCTTCCACTCACCAGAGTAAATGTTACCAGAAGGGTAGCTGTTAAGAAACAGATGTTGCAGTTTTTGGAAGTTCAAATGTAACTCAGGGAACAGGTTGATCATATACCACATACATACCATCTCTCTCCGAATCCCTCTCTGCTGTTCTTCACCCAGTCGCCTTTGTACCAAGAGCTCTCGCCCTGGTTATAATACACTTCACCCTAACACAAAGAGGATTCATTTAGACAAAAattgttcaaataaaacactcaTACCTAATAATTACATTGGTGAATCATACCTTTCCGTGCCTCTTGCCCTGGTCCCACTGCCCTCTGTATAACACACCACTGTTGGCACATTTGTAAGATCCCGTCCCATGTCGTATACCGTTGTAGACTTCTCCCTTGTAGGAGCTGCCGTTTGGCCAGGTGTAGGCCCCCTGGCCCATGGGAATATTGCACACAAAATCTCCCTGTTGGATCAAAAAACTTTAATTTACTTTAACATTTTGATAAGAGCATTTATTACTATATTATTGTGTCTTATTGTTTCTTTACCGTActccattttatttaatattgtatgTGTACAGGATGCATGTATCTAAATGTTACGGACACAGAGGTGCTTAAGAAACAATCAAATTTAACTTCATAAatagacaaaaatatattgaatctgttgtcataaaaaaaaaatagatgagcaataataacacattttagtTTAATTACAGCCACTATATCATTATTGTACCTTACCTCATATCTCAACCCATCAGCCCATGTGAAGACACCAGGTCCATTCATAAGTCCCTTGGCGAACACACCCTTGACAAAAGCAAAGCAGTGTCTTTATGACTATGATCTGTATACCCTAATGAAAATTACATTGatttcagattcatatttttaaggaaataatttaattggaagaaaaaacatttctaggGAATTTTCAAAATTTGAGAATGTATTTTAGCATTAAATGAATGTATGGCAACTAACTGTATCTAAAGAAATAGTTTCCTTTCAACAGATATACCAACTGTAGTGattagaaaatgtcaaatctatGTTCATTGTCTTTTGTAAAAGCTCATTCTAAAGGCAGTGTGGTCATTGCACCTTGTATGTGTGGCCTCCTTCAAAACTAGCGACACCATTTCCATGAAGCTGCCCTTCGCAGGTTTCTCCTTCGTATCTGTCAACGAGACGTTTCACTGCGTAAACAGCGCAGGTCCCAGAGATCCCCCCGTAACTGAGCTTGGAACAGGATTTGAACTGTCCAATGGGTGTGGAGTGATGATGTACCTCTGAGTGATGAGACTGAACAGTGTGGGGAGCTGGTACATGTCGTCGACCTCGGGCAGTTCGTCGCCGCCGGCGCGGCCCCGGAAGTCGGTTTGGTTTGGTTCGATATCCGCTGAATTCACGGAGGAACCATCAGAGCGGCTCGGGAACTTTCTGTTTCGTCCCTGACCTGCCGTCTTCGGCATCtctgcgctcacacacacacacacacacacacacgtaagcaGGACGCTGGATGCTGAATTTCAGCCTGTTTTTCAACCTACAAGCTTTATTCAAACATGCATATACTTTTTATAATTCTATATGTATTATAAACATATTATTGAAAAGGGACTGTGcgaggattcactacctgtcATATGCGACGAGATCACAGGAGAGCGCGTGCGTTTGATCCACGGGGATGACGTCACATTCGCATcacaatgtgatgttttttttcatcatcccACCCAGAGAACTCTTCACACTCCCTCAGCTTCTACATCCAAAGTTCAAGGCAGCGATCCCGTTCAGCGTCAGTGTCGCACGTTCAAGCCATGGCCGTCTCCATGGTAACGGAGAAAGACGCTCACAACTACGGCAACGTCGCTCAGTCAAAAAGGATCGAATAAGGCCCATCTAGAATAAATTAACAGAGGTAGACAACACCAAGAatatatcttattttattcatctcaggcataaaaaaaactattatttttaagatgcaaaatgcaaaaaatataaaaacaaaaacttataTCCAGACAATGTGTCAATAACAAGCATCTCAACCACACAAATGTACAATGTCTATAGTTAAGACTCATGTCTTCAGCGTATTGTTGCATCAGCAAGGGTGATGTTGAACAGGGATaacctaaaacaaaacaacagcccAGCGTAGAGTAATGTTCTCCTGTGTGGTCCCTCCTTGTCACAGTCAGTCTGGTGAGATGATGTCCAGGTTGGCAAGGTGTCTCATGGTGGGCCTGCCGTGAGGACAGTTCCAGGGATGCTCGATTTCCCCCATGTGAACCACCAGCTTCTTCATCTCGCTGACACTCAGAGCAGTGCCAATCATGACCTGGACGTGGATGTaagcaaaaacacaatgataatgtaacaggaagcagcagtttttaaaaaaaaggatttcattaGTTGtgttattgtatatatttataaaggACCATCAAGTCTTTTACAATTTAGACATCATGTTTTACTACAAACACATTACGGGCAAATAGTTTCAAAAGTTTTTATCTGACTTTCCACACAGCTGcttgttttcattaatttccttGGGATGTGCATGTTGACTTCCCCTCCAATTCAAATTTACAATAGTAAAGTCAAAGGCCTCAGAAAAGTAGACTTCCAACAAAGTCAAAGCCTGGTCTGTGTAAATATCTGAAATATCTTAAAACTCAATCTGTATAAACTCACAGATTTCCGACAAGACCTGGAGGCAAACATCTGTCTGACTCTGGATGGTCGGCACATGACCCCCGGGCTGTCACTCAACATGAAGATCAGCTCCTCGATATCGCCTGGACCGAATGTCCAGTTCTTGCTGGTAGGCAGAGACACCAGCTTAACCCTCTCCATCACCTGAGCTACAGTCACAGTGAAAAACGCGTTCAGTCGTCACAATGATCAGAAATGGGAAACGTGTATGTCGAGCTTGAGACGAAATGAACTCAAGCTTAACCACTCGTATCAAACAAAAGGTTCATACCATCCTCCTCAACCAGAAATTCAAAGCCATTCTTTCGGAAAATCTCAATGTTCTCCAAGAGTATGTTCTCACTGACGGCAGTGAGGTGAAGTTTCTGAGGGCTACAAACATATGAAAGGAAAACTGGACCAGTTAAAATGTACGtctaaaaaaacagacaatatgAACATTAATTCAAAATACTAATTTAGATTCTTACACTATGAGTTTCTGTCCTTGGAGCacagtgtgctgctgcagcatctcaAAGTTGTATTTCTCATCTGTGGCGTGTTGGTCAATCATGAAGATGTCCGAGTTGAGCTTTGTGATAATGAAGCCCAGGTTGAACTGACCAATGATCTCCATCTCCTTGAACATGTCTTTGCTGTGGAGATTAACGTCAGATTGATTACCTTTCAGGGAATTACACTCCAATACTGCTACATTCAGCCGGGAGTCGTTGTGGTATAGTAGTAAAGTCCTACCTGatctccttcttcagctcttccTCTGCACTTTGGTTTTCTCCGGGGTTGATCTTGGCCCTGAAGCGTCGGTAGAGCAGCTCCTCATCTGCCTTTTGCTTCCGCCGGTCCTTTATCCTTCTAATCTTCCCTTCAAGCTCTTGTAAAGAGAACTGGAGAggcaccctcctcctctgtaaGCAAACTGGAGCATCCACAGTCGTGGTAGATGATCCCACAGAACAGTTTTGGTCGAGGTTGGGTTTGAGTTCTGTGGGGAAATGTGCACTCTCTTTCCTGGCCCTCTTGGCATCCGGGCTCACAGTACCGTCCTCATTTGAAGTGCATGGCCCAGTTTGTAACTCTGGGTCTTCAGGAACAGCATGACTGTTGTCTGATGTTTCttctaattcttcttcttttacactGGGTCTGTCAATCACCAGTTCAGGAGAACCGGCCTCCAGGCCAGAACTCTGACTATCTGGAGCAACTGTGGTGGAAACAATACTGGAAGCAGCATCATCTTTTCCATGCTCTGTATCACCACACGACATCCTTCTGTATCTGAATCCATCTAGCGCAGATTGCCCCACTGGGGAGCATTCAGCCAGATCTTTTTCAGGTTTCAAAGGAGATTTAGCACTTGAGTTGGAAGCAGGAGCTTTTAcagaacaatttaaaaaagactgcagtgttttctgtgttggGCTACTGCTGGCAGCTTTTGACAGGTTTGATTTGCTCCCAGATGTGGCGCATTTGTGGTGGCTTGAAAAAGCAGCTTTTAGGCTGGCCAGGTTCAAAGCTAACTTTGGGCTCTGTGTCACTGGTTCCACGGCTTCTCCACGTTGTGGCATGTTCTCATTAGATGAGACAACCTGACATAGGTCAGATGTTGCAGCTGCAGATAATAGACAgacaaaaatggcaaaataaaagcactctAATGGAAAAGTGTCAATCTCTAACTGATACCAAAGCTATAATATGAAGATATACATATTAACTGTTGATATGCAGGCTAAATATAATGATGCGCTCTTACTGGTGTTGGGCATCCGTGTATAGTTCAGGCTGATTTTGTTGACTCCAGCCTCAAACATGCTGATGAGAGAGGTCTTCAGAATAGCCAGCAAGAGCTTCTCCTCCTGAAGTAAAATCTGTCGCTTGTCTGGGGTTAcgttcacatccacacactctGAAATAACACCACAAAGAACCCCTCATGTAGTACACAATGCCAGTTGTGAAGTTcagaaatacaattttgatATAATCAAATTTTCTTACCTGAGGCAACAGCTATGTTCAAGGCAACAAATGGATACTGGTGTCTGTTATACATGTGATACACTTCATTCACAACTTTGGTCACCTGCAAGTTAGGAATATCTGGAGGTCAGGCTGAAAATCAGGGAATCCTCACCTTTAAATTTCCAAATAAATCCACTGCACAGGACATACCTTGAGGGGATCACATGGCCGGTTGTTAATGAAAAAGAACTGTCTGTCAGTGGCACTTCTCCCAACACCATGTTCCCCATGTGACACAAACCCTGTGATGCTGCCAAAGCAcacagtttttaatttaaaataaataaaaatataaactacTTCGATCGCAGAGAGGACACAGGGCTTTGAAGCAAACG
This Scophthalmus maximus strain ysfricsl-2021 chromosome 16, ASM2237912v1, whole genome shotgun sequence DNA region includes the following protein-coding sequences:
- the rsph10b gene encoding radial spoke head 10 homolog B isoform X2; this translates as MTEMPKTAGQGRNRKFPSRSDGSSVNSADIEPNQTDFRGRAGGDELPEVDDMYQLPTLFSLITQRYEGETCEGQLHGNGVASFEGGHTYKGVFAKGLMNGPGVFTWADGLRYEGDFVCNIPMGQGAYTWPNGSSYKGEVYNGIRHGTGSYKCANSGVLYRGQWDQGKRHGKGEVYYNQGESSWYKGDWVKNSREGFGERCYPSGNIYSGEWKNSLRHGEGTMRWLKLGEEYVGMWQEGIQHGRGTHVWILRRVDGSQYSQSNRYTGDFVQGQRHGQGTFFYAGGATYEGEWKNNKKHGEGKFTFKDGHVFEGEFVDDQMKTPSLNGNIAPTPLCGVAGSDSDMPLNIECLLDKFPQRKRNTERKQVEFVVMRKDTELRSIYSFYSRLGYDHSPDNTYLLSHLLLWRLLKDCNIHHHDITLTQIARLIKENSTTQIHSPFTPMPLGGLLRCLVIVAYHIYNRDMASNKYLLAACLSKLMTDDVLPNAKNVKGFLFGQPDLSVVAMKYTSRCWEVYQAYSAVHAAPSEDQTMTCRHLLWMFKDLRLLDNKLTTVRLLKIITADSRDPNNLLSCLNLEITFLEFFEVLLCCAEVKCQQVSKSPEESHSLSRSDDEAGDLSEAEDSEKILQTASSLGQSMAECSDTAELSPAQDILESQQEFKTEVNERHQSAGETRGIEAKQETIHQFFNHFFFPAFEHHQLVTENTTEDKHPSN
- the rsph10b gene encoding radial spoke head 10 homolog B isoform X1, which translates into the protein MTEMPKTAGQGRNRKFPSRSDGSSVNSADIEPNQTDFRGRAGGDELPEVDDMYQLPTLFSLITQRYEGETCEGQLHGNGVASFEGGHTYKGVFAKGLMNGPGVFTWADGLRYEGDFVCNIPMGQGAYTWPNGSSYKGEVYNGIRHGTGSYKCANSGVLYRGQWDQGKRHGKGEVYYNQGESSWYKGDWVKNSREGFGERCYPSGNIYSGEWKNSLRHGEGTMRWLKLGEEYVGMWQEGIQHGRGTHVWILRRVDGSQYSQSNRYTGDFVQGQRHGQGTFFYAGGATYEGEWKNNKKHGEGKFTFKDGHVFEGEFVDDQMKTPSLNGNIAPTPLCGAGVAGSDSDMPLNIECLLDKFPQRKRNTERKQVEFVVMRKDTELRSIYSFYSRLGYDHSPDNTYLLSHLLLWRLLKDCNIHHHDITLTQIARLIKENSTTQIHSPFTPMPLGGLLRCLVIVAYHIYNRDMASNKYLLAACLSKLMTDDVLPNAKNVKGFLFGQPDLSVVAMKYTSRCWEVYQAYSAVHAAPSEDQTMTCRHLLWMFKDLRLLDNKLTTVRLLKIITADSRDPNNLLSCLNLEITFLEFFEVLLCCAEVKCQQVSKSPEESHSLSRSDDEAGDLSEAEDSEKILQTASSLGQSMAECSDTAELSPAQDILESQQEFKTEVNERHQSAGETRGIEAKQETIHQFFNHFFFPAFEHHQLVTENTTEDKHPSN
- the rsph10b gene encoding radial spoke head 10 homolog B isoform X3 — encoded protein: MPKTAGQGRNRKFPSRSDGSSVNSADIEPNQTDFRGRAGGDELPEVDDMYQLPTLFSLITQRYEGETCEGQLHGNGVASFEGGHTYKGVFAKGLMNGPGVFTWADGLRYEGDFVCNIPMGQGAYTWPNGSSYKGEVYNGIRHGTGSYKCANSGVLYRGQWDQGKRHGKGEVYYNQGESSWYKGDWVKNSREGFGERCYPSGNIYSGEWKNSLRHGEGTMRWLKLGEEYVGMWQEGIQHGRGTHVWILRRVDGSQYSQSNRYTGDFVQGQRHGQGTFFYAGGATYEGEWKNNKKHGEGKFTFKDGHVFEGEFVDDQMKTPSLNGNIAPTPLCGAGVAGSDSDMPLNIECLLDKFPQRKRNTERKQVEFVVMRKDTELRSIYSFYSRLGYDHSPDNTYLLSHLLLWRLLKDCNIHHHDITLTQIARLIKENSTTQIHSPFTPMPLGGLLRCLVIVAYHIYNRDMASNKYLLAACLSKLMTDDVLPNAKNVKGFLFGQPDLSVVAMKYTSRCWEVYQAYSAVHAAPSEDQTMTCRHLLWMFKDLRLLDNKLTTVRLLKIITADSRDPNNLLSCLNLEITFLEFFEVLLCCAEVKCQQVSKSPEESHSLSRSDDEAGDLSEAEDSEKILQTASSLGQSMAECSDTAELSPAQDILESQQEFKTEVNERHQSAGETRGIEAKQETIHQFFNHFFFPAFEHHQLVTENTTEDKHPSN
- the pms2 gene encoding mismatch repair endonuclease PMS2 → MSEACSEPAGAIQAIDKHSVHQICSGQVVLSLATAVKELVENGVDAGATNIDVKLKECGVELVEVSDNGKGVEEANFEALTLKHHTSKLRDFSDLIRVETFGFRGEALSSLCALSDLSVVTCHESNQVGTKLVFDHKGHVVQRTPHPRQQGTTVSLQQLFYTLPVRHKEFQRNIKKEYTKMIHVLQSYCIISTGVRITCSNQNEKGKRSTVLSTSGSQSMRDNIGAIFGPKQLQSLLPFQQVSPTENIIEEYGLKEADLPKQLFTITGFVSHGEHGVGRSATDRQFFFINNRPCDPLKVTKVVNEVYHMYNRHQYPFVALNIAVASECVDVNVTPDKRQILLQEEKLLLAILKTSLISMFEAGVNKISLNYTRMPNTTATSDLCQVVSSNENMPQRGEAVEPVTQSPKLALNLASLKAAFSSHHKCATSGSKSNLSKAASSSPTQKTLQSFLNCSVKAPASNSSAKSPLKPEKDLAECSPVGQSALDGFRYRRMSCGDTEHGKDDAASSIVSTTVAPDSQSSGLEAGSPELVIDRPSVKEEELEETSDNSHAVPEDPELQTGPCTSNEDGTVSPDAKRARKESAHFPTELKPNLDQNCSVGSSTTTVDAPVCLQRRRVPLQFSLQELEGKIRRIKDRRKQKADEELLYRRFRAKINPGENQSAEEELKKEISKDMFKEMEIIGQFNLGFIITKLNSDIFMIDQHATDEKYNFEMLQQHTVLQGQKLIVPQKLHLTAVSENILLENIEIFRKNGFEFLVEEDAQVMERVKLVSLPTSKNWTFGPGDIEELIFMLSDSPGVMCRPSRVRQMFASRSCRKSVMIGTALSVSEMKKLVVHMGEIEHPWNCPHGRPTMRHLANLDIISPD